ACTACATTCATCAGAAATAAACCTATTTGTTGCTGTACTATAAGCAGTTTGCCAAATGCCTACCTTTAAGAGTTAGGTCAACTTCTAAGAAAACTGTACGGAAACATTCAGTTGTTGacaaaaatttaatattaaaattactcAAAGTTAAGTTATTATTTAGGAATAAAACATGTATTAATCACCCATaagaacaatttttattttaataaataacagTGGGCTTACCAAAGGGTAGAGATTTTAATGTGTCAAGTTTTATGCATATTGGTAATAAACCTTAAGGAGGAGAAACCAACTATTCCATATACCCCATTTGgccctaaaaataaaactataatattttaataataaaacttaaaaaaatatttcccaaaagaaaataattcactcCTTGACCATGCTTATTTATTCAGAGTACCAGCAATTTCAGTTAATATTAAGTGCTTCATTTTTCCTGCCAAGTCTGATGTTGCACAGGGAATATACACATTTTCATATCACAATATCATCAATATCTCAGGCAATAATATTGTGAATGTAACTGGTTTATAACAAACAAAGTCAAAAATCAATGCTActattcatggcaaacagaaacaaaagtaaatttgagagaatgttttcttttgtttccagtaCTGATTTTAGTTGGACTTCAAAGAAAGATTCATAAACTCTCCTGAAATAACCTCTATCTCTGGCCGTAAATCCACAGTATAAATATGGTGAATAAAGCTAAACTATAAGAGCTAACAATATACTGAATAATCAAAATAATCAATTATAACAACTAATACTGTTCTGGAAGACCAATCTAATGAAAAAAGTATCATTAGATATGGCAGGAAAATACAGACAAATCTGTACAATCTAACATCTATAAACAGTAAAATCAAAACATCCAACTTCCTTATAGAAAGTGTTTTATCTATGTAATTATAAATGTTTAAGGAACTCTTGCATTTTATAAACACAAGATGGGCTCACTTTGATGATACCAATTTtaagatttataaaaatgtttaaaaaaatctttccacaAAAGTTTATACAGTTTAAAGCTATACACCAATCTATAAATCTCAGAAaatgggggagaaaaaaacaaaacctttataAGATCACATGtataaaacaagaaatgaaatgtgattttatttaagGCAATACTGGGCTACTTCACAAATCACCACCTCAAATATTTACACTGCTCCACACTACTAGTTTCTATCACATtcacaaaggattttttttttttaataccaaatgTTTAAAATCTTTGATGTAGGAAATCCTTTATTCACATTCCCATTATATTTCATGGAATCATAGTAACTATATCCAATTgaaagctttgaaaaaaaaattgtagctaTAGGAaattgctaaagaatctgctttaATTTCATATGTATACCACCCAAAAAAATCCTGGAAGGTAAATTTACAAAGCAGAGCAAGTTGCTGATATAATGTGCCTACTCtgtgaaaagtaaatttttttggGAGATCatcttataaataaatgttttatgtaaaaaaaatcaatgaactatGGCAGAGTTTCTAGTTTTTAGTtcaaaaaattcttaatttaaaacaataaaagaacagttttaaaaacttgatcacttggttaaaaattaaaattccaaataTAAACGTGTCATTTAATAGTTTAGACTTACACACTGCTGGTGGCAGCAAATGATttacaataataaatatatacaaaaaaaggtATCTACAAAGAGTACTGTTACACATGAGCAGTGACCTGGTGAAACAAATCAATCACACAGATAACTCAGTTTAGTTCATGAAAAGGGCAACTGGCTGATAGAAATTTGAGGTTTAGCTCAACTATTTACAGTAACTGAAGTATGGATTCTGTTCCTCAAGTCCCATAGggataaaaaaaagttttacatgACAAAacgtcatgttttttttttttttctttttcttttttggccaggTTAATTCAcgtcagcaacaacaaaaaataacgaAAAGGATTCACAATTTTAGCATGCTTGATGGcttcctatttaaaataaaactgtaaataatgtatttataGCACATCAGTTATCAGTACTGCCCTCTCCCTGTGGCTTTGCCCATACTGATGTCTTTCATAACAGACACATCTGGATCATTTGAACGTACTTCAAGTTTTTTCAGACTGACGGTAGGTTTCATTTCCTGAAGCTGCTTTAAGACAAGCTCAGTGCAATCTTTCAGAGTCTTGTCTAAAACAATTTTTACACTATCACTGCACTGAAGCTGTGTTGGATTGGCAAACTGTACAaaagtttcactttctttacaaGAACATGTATGATTTCCACTAGTCACAGCAGTCTTGTCGACATTTTTTCTTGAATTTGAATGGGATCCTTTTTTACTCCCACTATTGGGATGATCTTTGTcggtatttttcttctgtttcactgCAGACTCCTCCAGGAATTTGAGAAATGATACCTCAAATCCCATTGGTTTAAATGAGCTCCAGTCAAAAGACGCAGGGTGCTCCTCAGTGGTTTGAATTGCAACAGCAGTTTCTTCTTCCTTATGTATACTACTTAATTCAACTGCTGGTGCTGGTTCGGCTTTttcaacttttctctttttattttgggagacatttttttctttattaactcTCTTCAAATTACTTGCTTTTGGTTTTTCTGACTGGCAAGGgttattttccttaaaatcatTACTTACATTTGAAGAGGTCTGAGGCTGGGTCTCCACACTTGTGTTGTCTTCATTTATTAATTTGGTAATAAATAATTCTGTTAGTTCATCCActtcatctttttcattttttacaactTCCTTCTGTGGAACTACAGCTGTTCTTGCATTATCATTGCTCTCTGATACACTTGTGTCAGAATCCTTCACACCACTCTTTTCAACCTCTTGCTCAGAAGCTTCCTTTAATTGTGAGCTGCAACACCGTTTGAAGACAATGAGGAGATTGCGGTGTTGTGATGTAAATGCCTTAGATAATTTATGGCATTTATAATGTCTGATTATATTGCTTTCACTTGTAACAACCGACGTACACCCCTTTATCATACATGGATACTGGGTGACAAATCTGCTCGTACACTCAGACAAGGCATCATTTCTAGCCTTTATAGAATATACATGCTTTCCACGTTTCAGAGAGTAAGGCTTATTTTCTTCAATCTGCACAATCTTTGCAGTCttgttttccaaattattttttttctttcgttTGGTCTTAGGCATTTTGATTCCTTCCCTTCCAGATCTGTATTTTGTCCCCCGGTGTTTAGACTTAGTCTTTTCTTGGTTTGCTTTGCTTGATATATTTTCCTGACCAGGTGTTAATCTTCGTGGCCGAATGAGATGAGCTTTATGTTTGTCATTATGCTTATTAAAAATGTGTCGGAGGAGATTAGACCGGGTTGCATATATTCGGTCACAGCCTTCACAGTCACACTTGTATATGCCATCTTCTTCAGTTTTACTTCCCCTGGCCCCAATTCCATGGTCTGCCTCAAGATGAACAACATAGTTTAAATATGTGGTAAATGAAGATTTACACTCTGACTGATCACATGGAAATTTCCCAACATCCACAGAAGCGGTCATACTTTCAATTTCTTCAGGCGACATCTCGTGAAGCTTCATGTAGTGTTGTATTAGGCCAGTAATTGCTTGGAAAATTCGAGAACAGTCACTCACCTGACATCGAAATTCTTTCACAGTTTGCTTCGTTTCAATTTCTTCACTCTCTTTACcagcttcactctcctcttcaaccTCTGCAGAAAATGCAGGTAGATCTGATTTGTGCACAGCCTGGTAATGCAGAATTAAGTTCTGCTGTATTGTGAAAGCGGCAAAGCAACCCTGATGAACACAGCGATAAGGTCTGTAGGGACTGTATCTTGTGGGAAACTCAGGAGACTGAGAAACTGGCTTCTTGCGTTtcctctcctccttttcttttttatgtctcctAACTTTCCGTCCTTTGGTTTGCACATTTGTGACAGGATTTGTATTACATTGTTCTGAAGTAATTGCAATCACTTGAGAAgaactttctgttttttcaggactttttttttctagaagttgtttttctgggatcACCGCTATATTACTGAGggtattttctttcattgctccCAATTCTAAAGCAGGCTGGAAttcccttttattttcctctgtcaGAGCTAGCTGTCTTTTCACTTGTGTAATTCGTGGGGCTGATGAATTTTCACTCTGAGACTTTCTTCCAtaaggtctttttatttttaatttgaccaTTTCTTCTGTTGTAAAATGATGTACCAACTGACAGTGTGCCCGAAGATTAGAATTTCTTGTAAATGTCTTCGTACATGTAGGTACTACACATTTAAATGGAGCAAATTTCAActgattctttttaatttcaagaaTCATCTCTGGAGTGTACTGATGAATTTTACCGTAGTGCTTAAACAGTGCATCTTTTGTCATAGCACTGTAATTACAGCCTTGGTTTTGACACACAAAGGGTTTATTAACTCTGTCATTAAACTGAATGTTGCTTATAATTTCAGAAATTGGCTGAACTGTGACATTTGGAATTGATTTCACAGGAGTGGGAGTCAGTGTCACTGATGTATTTATCAGTACACACTGGGGTGCTGGAGTGGACAggtcattttctaattttaatttctgtaagcCTTCTAAAATCTCCTGTATTTGATCCTCCTTATGTAATACTTCAGACTGAGGAATGTTACTTTTTGTTGGCATGATACCTATGAAGGAGGAAAACTGAGACGACTCAGATAACTTGTTATTTTGTACAGTGTTTACTGAAGGAAGCTGAATGTTATAATTTATTTGAGCATTCTGTGATGTTTCACCAATACCCTGAGATCCATTTTTTACCTCAAGTATCTGAGAATTCATAGCACTTTTAAtaatttcaagagtcttttcaaagTTTTGTATGACATTGTCTTCAGAGATCTGCAAGTCAGAATTTATTGAAGGTGTGCATGAATTCAAAGCCATCATTTGGGAATcaccattttcagtttttaatgttAAAGGAGCTAACACTGTATGGGACTCAAGACTGGTTTTGAAGTTTTCTTTCACATCAGTCATAAACAACTGATTGtcaacattatttaatttttgtgttaGATTTTCCACCAAACCCTGAGGTTCACAATTGGGAATTACAGTGGAATGAAGGTTAGTAGTTGGTATCTCAATACTCTTTGCTATAAGTCCCATTGCTGTTAAGTCACTCGTTACCAAGTTTTGGGGAGTATTAGGGGCAATTAGTGGAGGAGtaactttctttcttctcttagaaGCACTGTTTCCCTTCTTATTTAAATGACTAGACCTTGTGTTCTGAGGACCACTTATAACTGAAACACGAGAACTGCTACCAGTAAAATTTTGTGATGGCCCGCTAGAATTAGGGAATGAACTAGAACACAAACCATTTTCAACAGTCTTTAGTAGTAAGTCGTTTGTTGGAAAAACAGGCAAACTTCTGCATTCCTCAATGGAGGAAGTTTTGGGGTTTGGTGTCCCATTCTGGTCTGTCAGCAGGGGGCTTGGGTGGCACACTGTCTGCAGCAGGGTTGGCACAGGTGGATTTGGCATCACTGTTGTGTTTACTTGTGCTGTGTCGGAGACACAACCTGTGGGGACGTGAGAGAGCACATCGGCACCCTCAAATGTACTGGGAATGCCAGCAGTTTCCAAAGCCTGTTTGATGATTTCGCTCCCCTCTTGACTAACACTTGAATTAAAGCTAGTCACAGCAGTCCGAGGAAATGTATTTGGTAAAAATGTTGAGGAGCGGTTTTCGGCAGCAAGAAGTTGCAGGAATGATGGATCTTTAAAACATGCTTCTGCACTGAATGCAGACTGTTGTGGCTGCTGCAGGTTCACGGCATTTGTGGAGAGAATCATGCTGGCAAGAAGAGAAGGCTGCCCATTATTCTGTAGAAGTTCTTGAGCAATTTCTGCTCCATCCAGTGGTTTACAGTAAGATCGCTTAGACAAGTGTCCACCCAGAGATCTGGGGTTAGTGAAAGCCCTGTAACACCTGCTACAGATAAATTTCCCATCTCTGATGATTGCCGGCCATTTAGCCCTTTTGTTGTGCTtgggttttctttccttcccatttgggcCCCGCCCGcggtcttttttcactttttctggtCCAGGCTGTTGGGCACCAGCGCCACTGAAGTCATTTGCAACACTGACTTGTGAAGGAAAAACTGCGTTCTCACCATTCCCTCCCTTTAGAAAGGAGGAATTGGTATTTCCTTCGATCTGTGAAGAAAAATGACTTGTATTATTTTCCAGTTGGGAGAAAACAGAGTTAGTCCCACTGTCTGCTGGTGATGGGAAGAGAGACACAGAGCTGCTTTCTGCAGGTAACGGAAGGAAAGGATCTGAGCCGCTGTCGATATTCAAAGGCAAAACTGTTTTGGTTAGGTCTTCCATTTGTGCTGGCAAGGTGGTGCTAGATAAAGTCTCCATCTGGGAACATAACAGACCACCACCTTGTTCGTTTTTATCCTGAGAAGGTATACTTGGATTCATGACACTTTCCACCGAGGGCAACAGTGGAGCTGACACACTTGCTAGATGAGCTGGGAAAATGGAAGATGAGACATGCTGCAACTGAGCAGAACAGGCAGGAGTCCCACTGGCTTTGGTCTGTGGTGTAAAAAATGCATTATTAGAGCTGCTCACCTGTGatggcaaaaaataaacaaattttccATTATTTGGTGTATTTAAATTGTTAGCTTTCTGGCCCCTTTTGCTTTTGCGCTGCATTTTGAATGCTGCGTACTGGTCGGGGTGTGCTGTCTTCATGTGTTTCCCAATACTCTGTGAAGAGTTGTAGGTTCGAGTACATCCCTCAACCTGGCAACTGAATTTCTGAACTGGCGCTTTTGGAGGCACTGATGGAGTTCCTAAGGAATTACTGAGGTTGGGCTGTGGTGGAACAAATGTGATACTTTCCAGCGTCTTCAGAGGTAAATTATAAAGACTAGATGACGTTTTAACATTACCTCCACATTCAAACTTGGGAGTTGGTAAACTGTTCTGAAACCCTGCCTGGTTTTGCACAGAAAAGGTCATCAGGTTGCTCACTTGTCTTTCTAAGTTTTGTGTGGTCATGCCGTCTATCTTGAGGGCTTCTGAGGCCACTAAAGAATTCTGAGTAATCTGGGTTTCATTAAAACACTcctgttcctttctctcttggAAATCCGTGTGACACAAATCAT
The Bos javanicus breed banteng chromosome 9, ARS-OSU_banteng_1.0, whole genome shotgun sequence genome window above contains:
- the ZNF292 gene encoding zinc finger protein 292 isoform X3 codes for the protein MRIKHLIKTNQLSQATALAKLCSDHPEIGTKGSFKQTYLVCLCTSSPNEKLIEEISEVDCKDALEMICNLESEGDEKSALVLCTAFLSRQLQQGDMYCAWELTLFWSKLQQRVEPSIQVYLERCRQLSLLTKTVYHIFFLIKVINSETEGAGLATCIELCVKALRLESTENTEVKISICKTISCLLPDDLEVKRACQLSEFLIEPTVDAYYAVEMLYNQPDQKYDEENLPIPNSLRCELLLVLKTQWPFDPEFWDWKTLKRQCLALMGEEASIVSSIDELNDSEVYEKVADYQEDSKDTSVNGGIGANSGLRDICDEKQKKREIKQLRERGFISARFRNWQAYMQYCVLCDKEFLGHRIVRHAQKHYKDGIYSCPICAKNFNSKETFVPHVTLHVKQSSKERLAAMKPLRRLGRPPKITATNENQKTNAVAKQEQRPIKKNSLYSTDFIVFNDNDGSDDETDDKDKSYEPEVIPVQKPVPVNEFNCPVTFCKKGFKYFKNLIAHVKGHKDNEDAKRFLEMQSKKVICQYCRRHFVSVTHLNDHLQMHCGSKPYICIQMKCKAGFNSYAELLTHRKEHQVFRAKCMFPKCGRIFSEAYLLYDHEAQHYNTYTCKFTGCGKVYRSQSELEKHLEDHNTPEKVLPPEDQLNSARDSVQPSRVNQSAEGNAEKERSMLPSENSVENTIPADRSGAWDKSKAESPVTKQDQISASELGQADGPLPNGLGNAAPTPLLQASEVAVSIKVSLNQGIEENFGKQENSTVENTGESLVTNLHIPVENACNDLCHTDFQERKEQECFNETQITQNSLVASEALKIDGMTTQNLERQVSNLMTFSVQNQAGFQNSLPTPKFECGGNVKTSSSLYNLPLKTLESITFVPPQPNLSNSLGTPSVPPKAPVQKFSCQVEGCTRTYNSSQSIGKHMKTAHPDQYAAFKMQRKSKRGQKANNLNTPNNGKFVYFLPSQVSSSNNAFFTPQTKASGTPACSAQLQHVSSSIFPAHLASVSAPLLPSVESVMNPSIPSQDKNEQGGGLLCSQMETLSSTTLPAQMEDLTKTVLPLNIDSGSDPFLPLPAESSSVSLFPSPADSGTNSVFSQLENNTSHFSSQIEGNTNSSFLKGGNGENAVFPSQVSVANDFSGAGAQQPGPEKVKKDRGRGPNGKERKPKHNKRAKWPAIIRDGKFICSRCYRAFTNPRSLGGHLSKRSYCKPLDGAEIAQELLQNNGQPSLLASMILSTNAVNLQQPQQSAFSAEACFKDPSFLQLLAAENRSSTFLPNTFPRTAVTSFNSSVSQEGSEIIKQALETAGIPSTFEGADVLSHVPTGCVSDTAQVNTTVMPNPPVPTLLQTVCHPSPLLTDQNGTPNPKTSSIEECRSLPVFPTNDLLLKTVENGLCSSSFPNSSGPSQNFTGSSSRVSVISGPQNTRSSHLNKKGNSASKRRKKVTPPLIAPNTPQNLVTSDLTAMGLIAKSIEIPTTNLHSTVIPNCEPQGLVENLTQKLNNVDNQLFMTDVKENFKTSLESHTVLAPLTLKTENGDSQMMALNSCTPSINSDLQISEDNVIQNFEKTLEIIKSAMNSQILEVKNGSQGIGETSQNAQINYNIQLPSVNTVQNNKLSESSQFSSFIGIMPTKSNIPQSEVLHKEDQIQEILEGLQKLKLENDLSTPAPQCVLINTSVTLTPTPVKSIPNVTVQPISEIISNIQFNDRVNKPFVCQNQGCNYSAMTKDALFKHYGKIHQYTPEMILEIKKNQLKFAPFKCVVPTCTKTFTRNSNLRAHCQLVHHFTTEEMVKLKIKRPYGRKSQSENSSAPRITQVKRQLALTEENKREFQPALELGAMKENTLSNIAVIPEKQLLEKKSPEKTESSSQVIAITSEQCNTNPVTNVQTKGRKVRRHKKEKEERKRKKPVSQSPEFPTRYSPYRPYRCVHQGCFAAFTIQQNLILHYQAVHKSDLPAFSAEVEEESEAGKESEEIETKQTVKEFRCQVSDCSRIFQAITGLIQHYMKLHEMSPEEIESMTASVDVGKFPCDQSECKSSFTTYLNYVVHLEADHGIGARGSKTEEDGIYKCDCEGCDRIYATRSNLLRHIFNKHNDKHKAHLIRPRRLTPGQENISSKANQEKTKSKHRGTKYRSGREGIKMPKTKRKKKNNLENKTAKIVQIEENKPYSLKRGKHVYSIKARNDALSECTSRFVTQYPCMIKGCTSVVTSESNIIRHYKCHKLSKAFTSQHRNLLIVFKRCCSSQLKEASEQEVEKSGVKDSDTSVSESNDNARTAVVPQKEVVKNEKDEVDELTELFITKLINEDNTSVETQPQTSSNVSNDFKENNPCQSEKPKASNLKRVNKEKNVSQNKKRKVEKAEPAPAVELSSIHKEEETAVAIQTTEEHPASFDWSSFKPMGFEVSFLKFLEESAVKQKKNTDKDHPNSGSKKGSHSNSRKNVDKTAVTSGNHTCSCKESETFVQFANPTQLQCSDSVKIVLDKTLKDCTELVLKQLQEMKPTVSLKKLEVRSNDPDVSVMKDISMGKATGRGQY